The Paenibacillus sp. MBLB1832 genome has a window encoding:
- a CDS encoding DUF47 domain-containing protein, whose protein sequence is MTTLFTKKNEVDFLQLLIRAAENALKTAQLFRTAMMGDKPPIDYVKAIHDLEHAGDSITHDIFRGLNKVFITPIDREDIMVLASKVDDVTDGIEATIARFDYLTVSHTDSYMKDFSAVIVDSCQHMLDAFKLLAKKKYIQIPEHTVAINKLENDGDRLMREGIRQIFLTRKDPYEDFKLKEIYERLEETTDACEDVANILDSVVLRYS, encoded by the coding sequence ATGACAACGTTATTTACAAAAAAGAACGAAGTCGATTTCTTGCAGCTATTGATCCGCGCCGCTGAGAATGCGCTGAAAACAGCTCAATTGTTTCGTACGGCCATGATGGGTGACAAACCGCCTATTGATTATGTTAAAGCCATTCACGATCTTGAGCATGCAGGCGACTCCATTACGCATGACATCTTCCGCGGGTTGAATAAAGTGTTCATCACGCCGATTGACCGTGAAGACATTATGGTTCTAGCGTCCAAAGTTGATGATGTAACAGACGGGATTGAAGCGACAATCGCTCGTTTTGACTACTTGACTGTGTCCCATACCGATTCATATATGAAAGATTTCTCAGCCGTTATCGTTGACTCTTGTCAACATATGCTGGATGCATTCAAGCTGCTAGCAAAGAAAAAATATATCCAAATTCCTGAACATACCGTAGCTATCAATAAATTGGAAAATGACGGCGACCGCTTGATGCGCGAAGGTATTCGTCAAATTTTCCTGACTCGTAAAGATCCGTATGAAGATTTTAAACTGAAAGAAATTTATGAGCGTCTTGAAGAAACAACAGATGCTTGCGAAGATGTCGCAAATATTTTAGATAGCGTTGTCCTTCGTTACTCTTAA
- a CDS encoding inorganic phosphate transporter, giving the protein MLTYLIIIVILALAFDFINGFHDTANAIATSISTRALSPRVAIIMAATLNFIGAMVSSKVAKTVGGSIANPAKIENGVEIVIAALLGAIIWNLLTWYLSIPSSSSHTLFGSLAGAVIAGAGFHSVNWNGFTQIIIILVLSPIIAFVLGFLIMLLIKYIIIWSGNTSRSKLNRIFRSLQIVSAGLLSYSHGGNDAQKAMGIIVFGLVSAGFQDDLNVPIWVKIAAALAMGLGTSIGGWRIIKTVSGKIVKIEPINGFASDLTSSLVIQFSTHFGKALSTTHVISSAIIGTGSVMRFHEVQWGTVGRMLVTWLITIPISIVLAFSIYFVLFRLIF; this is encoded by the coding sequence ATGTTAACTTATCTAATCATCATCGTCATTTTGGCGCTGGCATTCGACTTCATTAATGGATTTCACGATACCGCCAATGCGATTGCTACATCCATTTCCACCCGTGCTCTAAGTCCGCGGGTAGCAATAATAATGGCGGCCACGCTCAATTTCATTGGTGCTATGGTCTCGTCCAAGGTTGCCAAAACCGTTGGAGGCAGCATTGCCAACCCGGCCAAAATTGAGAACGGCGTTGAGATTGTTATTGCGGCATTGCTCGGAGCTATTATTTGGAATTTATTGACATGGTATCTCTCCATTCCATCTTCCTCCTCCCACACCTTGTTTGGCTCTTTGGCGGGGGCTGTCATCGCAGGAGCAGGATTTCACTCTGTGAATTGGAATGGGTTCACACAAATTATTATCATTTTAGTTTTATCGCCAATCATAGCGTTCGTCCTTGGTTTCCTGATTATGTTGCTCATCAAATATATCATCATTTGGTCGGGCAATACGTCAAGGTCCAAGCTCAATCGGATATTCCGCTCCTTACAAATCGTATCTGCTGGCCTACTGTCCTACTCTCACGGCGGTAACGATGCGCAAAAAGCGATGGGTATCATCGTATTCGGACTCGTATCCGCAGGGTTTCAAGATGATCTAAACGTTCCCATCTGGGTCAAAATTGCTGCAGCATTAGCGATGGGCTTAGGTACATCAATTGGTGGCTGGCGCATCATCAAAACCGTCTCAGGTAAAATTGTTAAGATTGAACCGATCAACGGTTTTGCTTCCGATCTAACATCGTCACTTGTCATTCAATTTTCCACACATTTCGGTAAAGCATTATCCACGACACATGTTATTTCCTCCGCGATTATCGGGACGGGCAGTGTGATGCGATTCCATGAAGTACAGTGGGGCACCGTAGGACGAATGTTGGTCACGTGGTTAATTACGATCCCGATCTCCATCGTACTCGCGTTCTCTATCTACTTCGTTCTATTCCGTCTCATCTTTTAA
- a CDS encoding redox-sensing transcriptional repressor Rex, translating into MKTQKISEAVVRRLPIYLRYLNELAANHISTVSSQDLGQKLDLNPAQIRKDLAYFGEFGKKGIGYDISYLIEKIRQILKLDRHIQVALVGAGNLGRALCNYNTYLRNDMKIVAVFDAMPEKAGEIINNLVVYPMNKMKPVLSELGVRIGIITVPAPEAQNVANEFVACGIEAILNFAPVIIKVPTEVRVHYADFTTELQSLAYYLD; encoded by the coding sequence GTGAAGACACAGAAAATTTCGGAAGCCGTTGTTCGACGATTGCCAATCTATTTGCGGTATCTGAATGAATTAGCAGCGAATCATATTTCGACCGTATCTTCTCAGGATTTGGGTCAGAAACTGGATCTGAATCCTGCGCAGATTCGTAAGGATTTGGCGTATTTCGGGGAATTTGGCAAGAAGGGGATCGGGTACGATATCTCCTATTTGATTGAGAAAATAAGACAAATTCTGAAGCTCGACCGTCATATTCAAGTCGCACTTGTTGGAGCAGGTAATTTAGGCAGAGCCTTATGCAATTATAATACGTACTTACGCAATGATATGAAGATTGTCGCTGTTTTTGACGCTATGCCTGAAAAAGCAGGGGAGATCATTAACAACCTCGTCGTATATCCCATGAACAAAATGAAACCAGTCCTTTCCGAGCTAGGCGTTCGCATTGGGATCATTACGGTTCCTGCTCCAGAAGCGCAGAATGTGGCGAATGAATTCGTTGCCTGCGGCATCGAGGCCATTTTAAATTTTGCCCCAGTGATTATCAAGGTCCCCACGGAAGTACGGGTGCATTATGCTGATTTTACAACCGAGCTGCAAAGCTTGGCTTATTATTTGGATTAA
- the dinG gene encoding ATP-dependent DNA helicase DinG: protein MKFAVLDFETTGSQPGDEIIQVGLVIIDQFEITDRYTSLVNPGISIPSSITTLTGITNDMVTEAPSLDDVMSDMFPLLFDCVLVAHHAAFDLAFLQRGLTRTGYPPFSGRVLDTMDMLRILFPSISSLQLSMVAALFGIDHERPHQADSDAEVTALIWIQCLNRLLGLPLLTVQRLFHIFENGNTDLGWFLDEICTYKESITSVDTDTNRYFRQFTLNVSDWGEEEDTRSDYEVTQALGGSFLAFQQGLKAALQQRFEVYEDRESQDLMIQEVEKALENEQHLMIEAGTGTGKSLGYLIPSIYYGLKYEKKVVVSTHTINLQEQLRERDIPLLKDIFPVPFKAAVLKGRSHYLCLRKFETKLTTRDYENGREDPITAAQMVVWLSETEHGDEEELHFGNKGAQFWYSVASDTDSCLNRMCPWYKKCFYHRARNDANTADVIITNHSLLFTDMKAENRLLPSYKQLVIDEAHHFEEVASKHLGIELHSSAFYQSLLWLYKDNRSGQLPMLRFRLQKSDEAQDRVAAWSQTIDGVFPRIISIKEDWERLSEALYELVSSRSDPSQSENSQYVLRLKPETLPSNWRELLIMEDNIYLNANELLRTLDKLLNDLKEHQDGLGIQGLVTDLSGTVKEMYEHRDALHFFMKMADDGYVYWIEAGTYAKAKSVQLNSVPTDVSGLLQQHFFETKDSIILTSATLSVNKSFQYSAEQLGLAIPADEESGKLKTVQLPSPFNYREQALVVIPRDFPTIKGAGDPVFIEALISSLSDVAIVTRGRMLVLCTSNRMLKLVHAGMKDRLNQHGITVLGQGVDSGNRSKLTRMFQDNSMCVLLGTSSFWEGVDIPGDALSCLAIIRLPFQPPNHPLVEAKCENIKKRNENPFMKFSVPQAVIRFKQGFGRLVRRASDKGIVIIYDTRVIETYYGKHFLYSLPGPKIEHMTGEQMLPRIEQWMGGA, encoded by the coding sequence ATGAAATTTGCTGTTTTGGATTTTGAAACAACGGGAAGTCAGCCTGGAGACGAAATCATACAGGTTGGACTCGTCATTATAGATCAATTTGAAATAACTGACAGGTATACTTCTCTGGTAAATCCAGGGATTAGTATACCTTCTTCGATTACAACCTTAACGGGCATTACGAATGACATGGTTACGGAAGCGCCTTCTTTGGATGATGTCATGTCAGACATGTTCCCGCTCTTATTCGACTGTGTGCTGGTCGCGCACCACGCGGCGTTCGACCTGGCGTTCTTGCAACGGGGCTTGACACGGACAGGCTATCCACCCTTCTCGGGGCGCGTATTAGATACGATGGATATGCTGCGCATCTTGTTTCCTTCGATCTCAAGTCTGCAATTGAGCATGGTAGCTGCGCTGTTCGGCATCGACCATGAACGACCGCATCAGGCGGATAGTGATGCTGAGGTCACCGCCTTGATTTGGATTCAATGTCTGAATCGTTTGCTAGGGCTGCCGTTATTAACGGTGCAACGACTGTTCCACATTTTCGAAAACGGTAACACGGACTTAGGTTGGTTCTTGGATGAAATTTGTACGTATAAGGAATCGATCACAAGCGTGGACACCGACACGAATCGCTATTTTCGACAGTTCACTCTGAATGTGTCCGATTGGGGTGAGGAAGAGGATACTCGTTCCGACTATGAAGTGACTCAGGCATTAGGAGGTTCCTTTCTAGCGTTCCAACAAGGCCTGAAAGCAGCGCTGCAGCAGCGATTCGAGGTTTATGAGGATCGAGAATCGCAGGATTTGATGATCCAAGAGGTTGAAAAGGCGCTTGAAAACGAGCAGCATTTGATGATTGAAGCAGGTACTGGGACGGGGAAATCGCTCGGCTATTTGATTCCTTCGATTTATTACGGCTTGAAGTATGAGAAGAAAGTCGTTGTGTCTACCCACACAATTAACCTTCAGGAACAGCTGCGCGAACGCGATATTCCACTGTTGAAAGATATTTTTCCTGTGCCGTTCAAGGCGGCCGTTCTCAAAGGAAGAAGTCACTATCTCTGCTTGCGCAAATTCGAAACAAAGCTCACCACGCGTGATTATGAAAATGGCAGGGAAGACCCGATCACCGCGGCGCAAATGGTTGTGTGGCTGAGTGAAACGGAGCATGGCGACGAAGAGGAGCTTCATTTCGGTAATAAAGGAGCCCAATTCTGGTACTCGGTTGCCAGTGATACGGATTCATGTCTCAATCGCATGTGCCCCTGGTACAAAAAGTGCTTCTACCACCGCGCGCGGAATGACGCCAATACGGCAGATGTGATCATCACGAACCATTCCCTCCTGTTTACGGATATGAAGGCTGAGAACCGCCTTCTACCGTCTTACAAGCAGCTTGTGATTGATGAGGCACATCACTTCGAGGAAGTTGCCAGCAAACACTTGGGTATCGAGCTGCACTCATCGGCGTTCTATCAGTCTTTGCTCTGGTTGTATAAGGATAATCGCAGCGGTCAGCTTCCCATGCTTCGATTCCGACTTCAGAAGTCGGATGAAGCGCAGGATCGTGTGGCGGCATGGAGTCAAACGATCGATGGGGTGTTTCCGCGAATTATTTCGATCAAAGAGGATTGGGAACGGCTAAGCGAAGCGCTTTACGAATTAGTTTCGTCGCGCAGTGACCCTTCACAATCGGAAAATTCCCAGTATGTACTACGCTTAAAGCCTGAGACGCTTCCATCCAATTGGCGCGAGCTGCTCATCATGGAAGATAATATTTATTTGAACGCCAATGAACTGCTGCGCACCCTCGACAAATTGCTGAATGACTTGAAGGAGCACCAGGACGGGCTAGGCATCCAAGGATTAGTAACCGATCTGAGCGGCACGGTGAAAGAGATGTATGAGCATCGCGATGCCTTACATTTCTTTATGAAAATGGCGGATGACGGCTATGTGTATTGGATTGAAGCTGGCACCTACGCAAAGGCCAAATCTGTTCAATTGAACTCTGTACCAACTGATGTAAGCGGATTGCTGCAGCAGCATTTCTTCGAGACGAAAGATAGTATCATCCTGACTTCTGCAACGCTGTCTGTGAACAAGTCGTTTCAATATTCCGCGGAGCAACTCGGATTAGCGATTCCTGCGGACGAAGAGTCGGGCAAATTGAAGACGGTTCAACTGCCTTCCCCTTTTAACTATCGTGAGCAGGCGTTGGTTGTTATTCCACGTGATTTCCCTACGATCAAAGGTGCGGGTGATCCTGTGTTCATCGAAGCACTCATCTCCTCACTCAGTGATGTGGCGATCGTGACGAGGGGAAGGATGCTCGTTCTTTGCACGTCGAACCGAATGTTGAAGCTCGTACATGCAGGGATGAAGGACCGTCTAAATCAGCACGGTATTACTGTGCTCGGTCAAGGCGTGGACAGCGGCAATCGCAGTAAGCTTACCCGTATGTTCCAAGATAACAGCATGTGCGTGTTGCTGGGCACCAGCTCCTTCTGGGAAGGCGTGGACATTCCAGGCGATGCGCTCAGCTGTCTGGCTATTATTCGATTACCGTTTCAGCCGCCGAACCATCCATTGGTTGAAGCCAAATGCGAGAACATTAAGAAACGCAATGAGAATCCGTTCATGAAGTTTTCGGTTCCGCAGGCAGTGATCAGGTTTAAGCAAGGTTTTGGCCGTCTTGTGCGCCGAGCTTCCGACAAAGGGATCGTTATTATTTATGACACACGTGTGATTGAAACGTACTATGGGAAGCACTTCCTCTATTCATTGCCAGGTCCAAAGATCGAGCATATGACGGGTGAACAGATGTTACCGAGGATTGAGCAATGGATGGGGGGAGCCTAA
- a CDS encoding tetratricopeptide repeat protein has product MFKHLFSTMNEVLEEIQKEYPNSDVEKKAELDEQLQVLKTMSDEFIEAWLLFEEKLGKFYGAVPIPTQTLHDELMELDVSGKQTEEFMRGQGYYKLYMYDQAIKEFEVLIRRQPDFLLARVYLAMGHLRKGEFGDAYQHFKFLLPLTENSKMKAISYNAMGCIHVQNQNIEKAFEYFQKAYHTDPSCMEPLINLDET; this is encoded by the coding sequence ATGTTTAAGCATTTATTTTCCACAATGAATGAGGTTTTGGAAGAAATCCAGAAGGAATATCCGAACAGCGATGTGGAGAAAAAGGCGGAGCTCGACGAACAATTGCAAGTGTTGAAAACGATGAGTGACGAATTCATCGAAGCTTGGCTGCTTTTTGAGGAGAAGCTGGGAAAGTTTTATGGGGCGGTACCGATCCCCACACAAACCTTACATGATGAATTAATGGAGCTTGACGTATCGGGTAAGCAAACCGAAGAATTCATGCGGGGGCAGGGATATTACAAGCTGTATATGTACGATCAGGCAATTAAAGAATTCGAGGTCCTCATCCGAAGACAGCCAGATTTTTTACTAGCTCGGGTGTACTTAGCAATGGGGCATTTGCGCAAGGGGGAGTTTGGAGATGCGTATCAGCACTTCAAATTTCTTCTGCCACTGACCGAAAATTCAAAGATGAAAGCTATCTCTTACAATGCGATGGGCTGCATCCACGTTCAGAATCAGAACATCGAGAAAGCGTTCGAATATTTTCAAAAAGCGTATCATACTGATCCTTCCTGCATGGAACCTCTTATCAATCTGGATGAAACCTAG
- the panD gene encoding aspartate 1-decarboxylase, with protein MFRTMMKAKIHRATVTEANLNYIGSITIDEDLIDLVDMLPNEKVQIVNNNNGARLETYIIPGPRGTGVVCLNGAAARLVQTGDTIIIVSYAMMSDEEAKKHHPTIAIMGENNKVAQLLKEEEHSTIL; from the coding sequence ATGTTTCGCACGATGATGAAAGCCAAGATTCACCGCGCAACGGTGACCGAGGCGAATTTGAACTATATCGGAAGTATTACGATTGACGAGGATCTCATTGATTTGGTGGATATGCTGCCAAATGAGAAAGTACAGATCGTGAACAACAATAATGGTGCGCGTCTAGAGACTTATATCATCCCAGGACCGCGCGGCACTGGCGTCGTTTGCTTGAATGGAGCCGCAGCGCGATTGGTTCAAACAGGAGATACAATTATTATCGTTTCGTACGCCATGATGAGTGACGAAGAAGCGAAAAAACATCATCCAACAATTGCCATTATGGGCGAAAACAACAAAGTCGCCCAGCTGCTCAAAGAAGAAGAGCACTCCACTATTCTCTAA
- the panC gene encoding pantoate--beta-alanine ligase: MEVVHTIADLQSRIKAYRRRNDQAVGFVPTMGFLHEGHASLMNKARSQCGLVVLSIFVNPLQFGPGEDFERYPRDAERDLAVAEAAGVDLVFMPSVSEMYPSPTRTTVSVSDVTTRLCGASRPGHFDGVATVVSKLFHIVQPDQAFFGLKDAQQVAVIEQMVQDLNMPIEIVPCPTLREADGLAMSSRNVYLSPEERQQALVLSQSLQIAKEYIQSKSSQGFTSTELASLVRAHIETAPLAVVDYAEVLSYPTLEPFDHSHSISSLIIALAVKFGKTRLIDNLILQVRK; this comes from the coding sequence ATGGAAGTGGTTCATACAATTGCTGATTTGCAATCTCGGATTAAAGCCTACCGACGCCGAAATGACCAAGCGGTTGGCTTCGTGCCAACGATGGGTTTTTTGCATGAGGGTCATGCGAGTTTAATGAATAAGGCACGCTCCCAATGCGGTCTAGTTGTGTTAAGTATTTTTGTGAATCCGCTCCAGTTTGGACCTGGCGAGGATTTCGAGCGGTATCCGCGCGATGCAGAGCGGGATTTGGCGGTCGCAGAGGCCGCGGGTGTTGATCTCGTGTTTATGCCATCCGTCAGCGAAATGTATCCGTCCCCGACCCGTACAACGGTTAGCGTATCGGATGTCACGACAAGACTGTGCGGGGCATCCAGGCCTGGTCATTTCGATGGCGTTGCCACGGTCGTCTCGAAGCTGTTCCATATTGTGCAGCCAGATCAAGCCTTCTTTGGCTTGAAGGATGCGCAGCAGGTTGCGGTTATTGAGCAAATGGTGCAAGATTTGAACATGCCGATTGAAATCGTGCCATGCCCAACACTGCGAGAAGCGGATGGTCTTGCGATGAGCTCGCGCAACGTGTATTTGTCGCCAGAAGAGCGACAGCAAGCGTTAGTGTTGTCACAATCCTTACAAATCGCGAAAGAGTACATTCAAAGCAAATCTTCACAAGGATTTACCTCTACAGAGCTGGCAAGTTTGGTCCGTGCACACATTGAAACGGCGCCGCTTGCCGTAGTCGATTACGCGGAAGTGCTTTCCTACCCAACTTTAGAGCCATTTGACCATAGCCATTCTATTTCTTCTCTAATTATTGCTTTGGCTGTGAAGTTCGGGAAAACACGATTAATCGATAACCTTATTCTACAAGTCAGGAAGTGA
- the panB gene encoding 3-methyl-2-oxobutanoate hydroxymethyltransferase, giving the protein MDQRKALTTAKMRKMKGDGVPITMITAYDYPSARLSEEAGIDVILVGDSLGNVVLGYDSTLPVTLDDMVYHTRSAVRGAPNTFVVADMPFLTYHGSLDATLNGVGRLMREGGAKAVKLEGGAEIAATVKAITDAGVPVVGHLGLTPQSVHQLGGFRVQGRSSEQAKKLLSDAKAIEEAGAFAVVLELVTDELAAWITKQLSIPTIGIGSGVHCDGQVLVYHDLLQYGSDSAPRKFVKAYANIGETIRTGIGEYVKEVKSRAFPAQENTFHMDNDVVQYLYGDKE; this is encoded by the coding sequence TTGGACCAACGTAAGGCGCTAACGACAGCTAAGATGAGAAAAATGAAGGGAGACGGCGTACCGATTACGATGATTACGGCCTATGATTATCCCTCAGCTCGTTTATCCGAGGAAGCAGGCATTGATGTCATTTTAGTTGGGGATTCCCTGGGGAATGTAGTGCTTGGCTACGATTCAACATTGCCAGTCACCTTGGATGACATGGTGTATCATACGCGATCTGCCGTGCGCGGCGCACCGAATACGTTCGTCGTTGCCGATATGCCGTTCTTAACGTACCACGGCAGCTTGGATGCGACGCTGAATGGGGTTGGCCGATTGATGCGTGAAGGCGGCGCGAAAGCGGTTAAGCTGGAAGGCGGAGCTGAAATCGCCGCAACAGTTAAAGCGATTACCGATGCAGGTGTACCTGTCGTTGGACACTTGGGTTTAACGCCGCAATCTGTACATCAATTGGGTGGTTTTCGGGTGCAAGGGCGCAGCTCTGAGCAGGCTAAGAAGCTTCTAAGCGATGCAAAAGCGATTGAAGAAGCAGGCGCATTTGCTGTCGTACTAGAGCTTGTCACAGATGAACTGGCAGCTTGGATTACAAAGCAGCTTTCGATCCCAACGATTGGCATCGGGTCTGGTGTACACTGCGATGGGCAGGTTCTCGTATATCATGATCTGCTCCAGTATGGTTCTGACAGTGCACCCAGAAAGTTTGTTAAAGCCTATGCAAATATCGGGGAAACTATCCGTACAGGTATTGGCGAATATGTGAAGGAAGTAAAATCACGCGCTTTCCCTGCACAGGAAAATACGTTTCATATGGACAATGATGTCGTTCAATATTTGTACGGCGATAAGGAGTGA
- a CDS encoding biotin--[acetyl-CoA-carboxylase] ligase, with protein MNEQILQLFDEASEGYVSGAEISRRLNVSRTAIWKHIEELRAEGYEFEASPRKGYRLISKPAKWQLSELLNGMRTKVLGHKVHIYDEVDSTQTIAHQLVASGAPEGTIVLAEKQNAGRGRMGRKWHSPAGKGIWMSLILTPRIPVYFMPQLTLLSAVALCRSIQKVCQVEIGIKWPNDLLIHGKKVSGILLESSGEDERLKYVIAGIGISVNLLDEDYPEELKHIATSLAIESGALVSRERIVQAFLFEFEELYALYLEKGFAPIRLLWEALSVTLKRPIRTNTPTGVIEGIADSLDDSGALTVITPSGEHLKIYSGDIELR; from the coding sequence ATGAATGAACAAATTTTACAACTATTCGATGAGGCGTCGGAGGGGTATGTGTCTGGCGCTGAAATCAGTCGGCGGCTGAATGTAAGCCGTACGGCGATCTGGAAGCATATTGAGGAGCTTAGAGCGGAGGGGTATGAATTTGAGGCTTCCCCACGCAAAGGGTACCGTCTCATCAGCAAGCCTGCCAAGTGGCAGCTAAGTGAGTTGCTGAATGGGATGCGGACGAAAGTACTAGGCCATAAAGTACATATTTATGATGAGGTAGATTCGACACAGACGATTGCGCATCAATTGGTGGCTTCTGGCGCTCCTGAGGGCACGATTGTGCTCGCGGAGAAACAGAATGCAGGGAGAGGCCGTATGGGGCGCAAATGGCATTCTCCAGCGGGGAAAGGGATATGGATGAGTCTCATTCTAACCCCGCGGATACCTGTATATTTCATGCCGCAGCTGACGCTTTTGAGTGCAGTGGCTCTATGCCGATCTATCCAAAAAGTGTGTCAGGTGGAGATTGGGATCAAATGGCCGAACGACTTGTTGATTCACGGCAAGAAAGTGAGCGGCATTTTGCTGGAAAGCAGCGGCGAGGACGAGCGATTGAAATATGTGATTGCAGGTATTGGCATTAGTGTGAATTTGCTGGATGAAGACTACCCAGAGGAACTAAAGCACATTGCAACCTCTTTGGCTATTGAATCAGGCGCACTCGTCTCACGTGAACGTATCGTACAAGCCTTTCTTTTTGAATTCGAAGAGCTGTATGCCTTGTACTTAGAGAAAGGCTTTGCCCCGATTCGATTGCTTTGGGAAGCGCTGAGCGTCACGTTGAAAAGACCAATCCGTACGAACACACCAACAGGAGTGATCGAAGGGATCGCAGATTCCTTGGACGATTCGGGTGCTTTAACGGTTATTACGCCGAGCGGTGAGCATCTCAAAATTTATTCGGGCGATATCGAATTGCGGTAA
- a CDS encoding CCA tRNA nucleotidyltransferase encodes MKIKDTGAEAVLAKLTEAGYEAYLVGGCVRDAVLHKPIKDIDIATSARPEQVIQIFPRTVPTGLQHGTVTVLMPEGTYEVTTFRKEEAYEGFRRPAAVAYISDLNEDLKRRDFTMNAMAMALNGEVLDPFGGQADLVAGILRCVGNAEERFGEDALRMLRCIRFASTYGLEIESSTWQALLSHAHLLRHIAMERVRSELQRMVEGPAPARAVRLLLASGLLAHLKTQLPLPFEAWLAWDDALDAVSALEHQHDRWAMLITLLEVPADTVRAALQALTFSRADGTAVAGVLALREAVAAQAEAPDPAPLERVWKLGAVRRGEAAARALLRLLRELPQETEKRGELARFLQTVAPALVRRGETWLKEVPCFSLKELAISGQDVAEALGRQPGPWMGVLLQELLERAALGEIPNEREALIHAAQAAK; translated from the coding sequence ATGAAAATCAAGGATACTGGTGCAGAGGCTGTGCTTGCGAAGTTGACGGAAGCGGGGTACGAAGCGTATCTCGTTGGTGGATGTGTTCGCGACGCTGTACTGCATAAACCGATCAAAGATATCGATATCGCCACTTCGGCGCGGCCTGAGCAGGTAATACAGATTTTCCCGCGCACCGTCCCAACGGGACTGCAGCATGGGACTGTCACGGTGTTAATGCCAGAAGGGACGTATGAGGTGACTACCTTCCGCAAGGAAGAGGCGTATGAGGGCTTTCGACGTCCTGCGGCTGTCGCTTATATTTCAGATTTGAATGAAGATTTAAAACGACGCGATTTTACGATGAACGCCATGGCGATGGCTCTAAACGGCGAGGTGCTGGATCCGTTTGGAGGGCAAGCCGACCTGGTTGCGGGAATTCTGCGCTGTGTAGGCAATGCCGAGGAGCGTTTCGGGGAAGATGCGCTGCGCATGCTTCGCTGTATTCGCTTCGCCTCGACCTACGGACTCGAGATCGAGAGCAGCACGTGGCAGGCGCTGCTGAGCCATGCTCATCTGCTGCGCCATATCGCGATGGAGCGCGTGCGCAGCGAGCTGCAGCGCATGGTTGAAGGCCCAGCCCCTGCGCGGGCTGTGCGGCTGCTCTTGGCGAGCGGCCTGCTGGCCCACCTCAAAACGCAGCTTCCGCTGCCTTTTGAGGCTTGGCTCGCCTGGGACGACGCGCTGGACGCCGTCAGCGCGCTCGAACACCAGCATGACCGCTGGGCCATGCTGATTACGCTCCTGGAGGTGCCAGCGGACACGGTCCGCGCGGCTCTCCAGGCATTGACCTTCTCCCGCGCCGACGGCACAGCCGTCGCGGGCGTACTGGCCCTGCGCGAGGCTGTGGCCGCGCAGGCAGAGGCGCCAGACCCGGCTCCGCTGGAGCGGGTCTGGAAGCTTGGCGCGGTGCGCCGCGGCGAAGCCGCAGCCCGCGCCTTGCTGCGGCTGCTGCGCGAGCTGCCGCAGGAGACTGAGAAGCGCGGCGAGCTCGCGCGCTTCCTTCAGACCGTGGCGCCGGCGCTGGTGCGGCGCGGTGAAACTTGGCTGAAGGAGGTTCCCTGCTTCAGCCTGAAGGAGCTCGCCATATCCGGTCAGGATGTGGCGGAAGCTCTAGGCCGGCAGCCAGGCCCATGGATGGGCGTGCTGCTGCAGGAACTGCTCGAGCGAGCCGCTCTCGGGGAAATCCCGAACGAGCGCGAGGCTCTTATTCACGCCGCGCAGGCTGCGAAGTAG